From Methanobacteriaceae archaeon, the proteins below share one genomic window:
- a CDS encoding DUF368 domain-containing protein codes for MGTADIMPGVSGGTIALITGIYERLVHSISKINFKFLKPLLKGQFKESWSILKKEVDFQLFIPLLMGIGLAVLTLSQLMSFLLANYAAFTYAFFSGLILASAYIVYSEIEGFSVKNLSFGIIGFVFAFIFVGLNPISANHTLPIIFFSGMLAICAMILPGISGAFLLLLLNQYEYMINALNSLSITEIVTFMTGALIGILSFSRLLDYLLRHHEHVTMSFLVGLMLGTLRLPYQKIDLSETSSIVISLVLGLIAFGIVMLMEKKFRYIDY; via the coding sequence ATGGGAACCGCCGATATCATGCCCGGGGTTTCTGGAGGAACCATAGCCCTTATTACTGGAATATACGAGCGTTTAGTACACTCCATCAGTAAAATAAACTTTAAGTTTCTAAAACCACTTTTAAAAGGCCAATTTAAAGAATCGTGGAGTATATTAAAAAAAGAAGTTGATTTCCAGCTATTTATTCCTTTACTTATGGGAATAGGATTGGCTGTATTGACCCTGTCCCAGTTAATGAGTTTTTTATTAGCTAATTATGCAGCTTTCACCTATGCCTTCTTCTCTGGTTTAATTCTGGCCTCGGCCTACATTGTTTATTCAGAAATAGAAGGTTTCTCAGTGAAGAACCTCAGTTTCGGAATTATTGGATTTGTTTTCGCCTTTATATTCGTAGGCTTGAATCCTATTTCAGCCAATCACACCCTACCTATTATCTTTTTTTCTGGTATGCTGGCCATCTGTGCTATGATATTACCTGGAATATCCGGGGCCTTCCTTTTACTGCTTTTAAACCAGTACGAGTACATGATCAACGCCCTGAACAGTTTATCTATTACAGAAATCGTAACCTTCATGACCGGAGCCCTGATTGGGATACTTTCATTTTCAAGATTACTGGATTATTTACTTAGACATCATGAACACGTTACCATGTCCTTTCTGGTGGGGTTAATGTTGGGTACCCTTAGATTGCCTTATCAAAAGATTGATTTAAGTGAAACCAGTTCCATCGTTATTTCCTTAGTACTGGGATTAATTGCCTTTGGAATAGTCATGTTAATGGAGAAAAAATTCAGATACATTGATTATTAA